GTCGCGGGCAGGGGGATGCGGAACGCGCCGTCCGCCCCGGTGCGGCCTTGGGCCACCACCGCGCCGCTGGCGTCAAACACCTCGATGAGGGAGTCCAGGGCCTTCCCGCCCCCGCTGAAATAGGCCTCGCCCACGAGCGCGCCGTTCTCGGCCACGGCGAACACGTTGACCTTGTGGGCCAGGGCGGGCGCGGCGCAGAGCAGGCAGGCCAGCAGCGGGAGGGCGGCGAGGGCGCGCACGGCTACTTCCCGGCCACGGGGTGGAAGTAGACCCAGATCACGCCGCCCAGCTCCACCTTCTTATCCTTGCCGTCCTTCTTGATCTTGGCGTCGTCGTCGGTAAGCGCGGCGAAGCCCCACCAGCCCGCCCAGGGCGCGGCGTAGCTGAACACGCCCGCCGCGTCGGTCTTGACCACTTGGGTCACGTAGGCTTCGTCCGGGGCCTTGCGCGCGCCGTCGGCGTTGAAGAACTCGACCTCGACCTCGGCGTTGGCCAGGGGCTTGCCCTTGTGCAGCACCTTGCCCGTGAACACGTTGCCCGCATAGAGCGCGAACGGCTTGACCATGGGCACGATCTCCAGCTTCTGGCCAAGGGGTTTGTCCCAGCCGTCCTCGCCGCCAAGGGCGCTGACCACGGTCTTGGTCAGGTGCAGGATGAACTTGTCCTCGGCGGGCTCGAAGTAGGGCTGCGGGGTGACGGCGAACATGTACACGCCGGGGGACTTCACGGCGTAGGAGGCCATCCAGGCCTGCTTCCCGTCGATGGCCGCGGGCTTCAGGGCCGCGCTCGCGTCCTCGGGCTTTCCCTTGCCCGCCACCTCCAGCTTGGGCTTTGCCATGTCCATGCCCTGGTTCTCCATGGGGTGCCAGAAACGGATGTCCAGGTTGAAGGCCTTGGGGCCGTCCTTGGAGACGATGTTGCGGTCGGGCACGACCATCCCGAAGTGGGCCTGCGCCGGGGCGCACAAGGCGATCAGGGCCAGCAGCGAGAACAGGGCGACGCGGGACATGGGGTTCCTCCTGGTGTTATGGATCGACAGATCGTGTAACCCAGGTAATACGAATTGGCAACTGATGGCACGATCGCTATTTCACGGCCAGGACAGAGCGCCAGTCGTCCCCGACCATCTTCAAAAGCGCGGCCCGGGCCACCAGATCGTAGCCGGTGTGGGCATAGGCCGGGTCGTGGTAGATGGAGTCCATCTGCGAGGCCACGCTCTCCATGGGCAGGGGCATCAGGGCCTTCATGCAGGTCTGGCCCTTCGGGGTGTTGCCCAGTCGGGTGTTGCACAGGCCCACGGCCATGTCGCCGAAGCCTTCGAGGAAGAACATCTTGGCGAACTGTTCGGCCTTGAGCCAGGTCTGGGCGAAGGTGGGCTTGGGGCCGCGCCCGCCTTCGGGAATGAACGCGTCCAGGTCGATGGGCCACAGCCAGGGGTATTCGAAGAGCAGGGAGTCGTCGAACTGCGGGTCGCGGAGGGGCTCGCCTGTCTCCTTGAAGCGGATGCCCTTGTCCTGGGCCATCTGCAGGCTGCGGTAGGCGGTAACGGTCATGGGCTGGCGCTGGTACAGGGGGTCGGCGGCGAAATGGTCCATGTTGGTGACGGCCTGGTCGATGCGTACGCGCTTGAGCTTGGGCTCCCCGGGGGTGATCTCGGCGAAGGCCCGGGTTCCGGCGGCCGCGCCTGTCATGTAGCAGAGCTTGGCGTTGGCGGGCATTTTGGCCCAGGAGCCGGTGGACGTGCGGTCCTGGGCTTGGGCTTCGGGCATGGCCCAGTCGGGGGAGAAGAGGGCGGCGAGCAGGAGCAGGGCCAGGTTGAGGCGTATGCGCATGGGGGTCTCCGCTGGTTGATGTGTGGGGGGACTGTAGCCCGGCCCGGGGGCGCGGGCAACGCCGGAGTGGAGCCTGCGCATTGACGGGGTGTGGCGGCTGGATTTATCCGGTTGGTTTGATGCCACGCCCATGCCTCCCCGATCTTTCAGAGCGCCGCGCGGCGCTCACAACCGGCTCCAACGCAAAAGGATGACACCATGCCCAAATTTGCCGCGAACCTCTCCATGCTGTTCACGGAGATTCCCTTCGAGCAGCGTTTCGCCGCAGCCGCCAAGGTGGGCTTCAAGGCCGTGGAGTATCTCTTCCCCTACGACTACCCGCCGGAGCGGCTGGCGGCCCTGCTGAATGAAAACGGGCTCAAGCAGGTGCTCTTCAACCTCCCCGCCGGGGACTGGGCCGCCGGGGACAGGGGCATAGCCGCGGACCCGGACCGCGTGGGCGAGTTCCGCGCCGGGGTGGACCGGGCCATCATCTACGCCCGGGCCCTGGGCGTGAAGCAGCTCAACTGCCTGGCGGGCAAGGAGCGCGAGGACGTGCACCACGCCGACCAGTGGCTCACCCTCAAGGAGAACCTGCGCTTCGCCGCCGACCGCCTAGCCGAGAACGGCCTGACCCTGCTGACCGAGTTCATCAACCGCCGCGACATGCCGGGCTTCTTCCTCTACACCCTGGAGCAGGCCCTGGCCATGGTGGAGCAGGTGGAGCGGCCCAACCTGTTCATCCAGTACGACGTGTACCACGCCCAGCGGGCCGGGGGCGAACTGGCGGCCAGCCTGGCCCAGAACCTGGGGCGCATCGCCCACGTGCAGATTGCGGACAACCCCGGCAGGCACCAGCCCGGCACCGGTGAGATCAACTACGGGTTCCTGCTGAGCGAGCTGGACCGCCTGGGTTACGAGGGCTTCGTGGGCCTGGAGTACGTGCCCAGCCCGGACACCGAGTCTTCGCTGGCTTGGCTGGAAAGGCACGGCTTCTCGCTCTAACCGCCGTCACCGGAGGACGACGCCATGAAGAAGATAGGATTCATCGGTCTGGGGATCATGGGCAAGCCCATGTGCCGCAACCTGCTCAAGGCGGGCTTCCCCCTCACGGTCTGGAGCCGGACCCGCAGGGACGTGGACCTGCTGGCAGCCGACGGAGCCGTCGCGGCGGATTCGCCCAAGGCCGTGGCCCGCAACTCCGAGATCGTGATCACCATGGTGCCCAACTCCCCGCAGGTGCGGGAGGTGGTGCTCGGGCCGGGCGGCGTGATCGAAGGGGCCCAGCCGGGCTCCCTCCTGGTGGACATGAGCTCCATCGCGCCCCTGGCCAGCAAGGAGATCGCCTCCCAACTGGCCCTGCGCGACATCCGCATGCTGGACGCCCCGGTGAGCGGCGGCGAGCCCAAGGCCGTTGAGGGCACGCTCTCGGTGATGGTGGGCGGCGCCCAGGCCGACTTCGACGAGTGCCTGCCGGTGCTCAAGGCCATGGCCTCGTCCGTGGTGCGCGTGGGCGAAATCGGCGCGGGCAACGTGACCAAGCTGGCCAACCAGATCATCGTGGCCCTGAACATCGCGGCGGTGTCCGAGGCCTTGACCTTGGCCACCAAGGCCGGGGTGGACCCGGACTTGGTGTACCAGGCCATCCGGGGCGGCCTGGCGGGCAGCACCGTGCTGGACGCCAAGGCCCCCATGATGCTCGCGGGCGACGTAAAGCCCGGCTTCAAGGTGAACCTGCACGCCAAGGACCTCTACAACGTGCTGGAAACCTCCCACGAGCTCAACGTGAGCCTGCCGCTGACCGCGCAGGTCATGGAGATCGTGCAGGCGCTCAAGGCGGAAGGCTTCGGTGACTCGGACCACAGCGCCATCATCCGCTACTACGAGAACCTGGCCAAGGTGCAGGTGCGGCGCTAGGGCCGCCTGTCGCTGATTGGGATTCCAAGCCGCGCCCGTGTGAACGGGCGCGGCTTTTGTCTTTGGTGGGCCAGCCTGTGGTCCCGCGCGGTTCGCCGAGTGCGAGCCAAGCTGCCGGGCCTGCGGCCCTCTGGCGAAGCGCCTGCGCGGGATCACCCCCGCTGGGTCGCACGGAACCCCAGGCTGGCCAGCGGTGCCACGCGACCAGCGCGAAGAGGCAATTGGAGTGCAAGGGGCGCGGTATCCGGCCCAACGCGAAGCGGAATGGGATTGCAAAGGGAGGAACTCCCTTTGCCCGCCGGAGGCATTCTTCACTCCGCGTCTTCCGTCAGCTTTAAAGAAGCCTCCGGCGGCTAAAGGACGAAGTCCTGCCTTCAGCCCTCTGGACTCCCTTCCCGGTTTATCAGGCCAGCGCTTCCCCGGCGCGCAGCTTGGTCCGGTAGCCGGAAATCTCTTCTTCCATCTGGCGCAGGCGGGCCAGCACGGCCTGCTCTTCGTCCGTTCTGGCGAGTACGGCCTGCACGGCCCCGTGGCGGATCACCAGCCGCCTGTGGGCGGAGAGGGCCAGCACCGGGTCGTGGGTTGCCATGACCACGATCTTGTCGCTTTTGACCAGCAGCTCCAGGGCGCGGCGCTTGTCCACCCCGGCGTTCTCGATCTCGTCGATGAGCAGCACGGGCGACCAGCTGAGCAGGGCCGTGTCCGCGATCATGAGCGCCCGGGACTGCCCGCCGGAAAGCTGCGTGAGCTGCACGTCCGGCCCGAAGGGCTCCCCGGCCAGCTCGTTGGCGGCCTCGAACACCTGCCGGGCCACGGCGTCGGGGTCCTGGGCCTCGCGGCTCAGGGCGTGGGTGCGCAGGAAGTCCATGACCTTCATGTCCAGCACGAAATTCATGTTCTGGGTCAGCTGGGCCACCAGCCGGCCCTGGAGGGCGAAACGCTCGTCCGGCGTGGGGGCCGCGCCGTCAAGCAGCAGGGTGCGCCCGGTTGGGGTGTCCGCCGCGGCCAGGGACTCGATGTCGGAGAGGAAGCGGCTCTTGCCCGCGCCCGTGGGGCCGAGCAGGGCCGTGACCTCCCCCGCGCGGAAGTCCACGCCCTGGGCCTCGGGGCGGCCGGACTTGTCCCGCCCGGCGGTGAGGGTCATGGAGCGCAGGCTCAGGATGGCGTTCTCACCCGTCATGGCGGGCTCCGAAATGGGCCTTCTTCACGTTGCCCTTCTGGTAGCGCGAGCCGATGCGCGTTTCGCTCAGGCAGTAGGAGCACACGGCGGCTGGCATGGAGAAGCGCAGCTTCATCTCCGTAACCCCTTCCACCGCCGGGGCCTCCTTGAGAATGGCGGCCAGGTCCAGGCAGCCCTGCCCGGTGAGGCCGTTGACGTTTCGTATTACGGCCCGCTTGTTCATCTGCCGGATGCGGTAGCGGTAGACCTCCCGCTCGGCCTGGGAGACCAGGTCCCCCTTGGTGACCACCACCAGGTCGGCCATGCGCAGCATGGGGCCGATCTTCTCCGGGGCGTCGATGCCCATGAGGTTGTCGATGACACACACCCCGAGCACCCCCCTCAGGTGCGGGGAGCAGCGGTTGCACAGCCCGGCCGTCTCGATGACGCAGCAGTCCGCTCCGGTGGATTCGGCCCAGGCGAAGGCCTCCTCCAGGTTGGTGGCGAAGAAGTGGTCCGGGCAGAGCCCGCCGGAAAAGACCACCGAGACGGGCACCCCCGCGGCCTTGTACAGCTCGCCGTCGCGGCTTTGCAGGCAGTCGAACTTGATGACCGCGCAGGCCAGACCGGCCTGGGCCAGGTGCCCGCAGGTCCGGGCGATGACGGACGTCTTGCCG
This sequence is a window from Fundidesulfovibrio soli. Protein-coding genes within it:
- the hyi gene encoding hydroxypyruvate isomerase, with translation MPKFAANLSMLFTEIPFEQRFAAAAKVGFKAVEYLFPYDYPPERLAALLNENGLKQVLFNLPAGDWAAGDRGIAADPDRVGEFRAGVDRAIIYARALGVKQLNCLAGKEREDVHHADQWLTLKENLRFAADRLAENGLTLLTEFINRRDMPGFFLYTLEQALAMVEQVERPNLFIQYDVYHAQRAGGELAASLAQNLGRIAHVQIADNPGRHQPGTGEINYGFLLSELDRLGYEGFVGLEYVPSPDTESSLAWLERHGFSL
- a CDS encoding ATP-binding cassette domain-containing protein; translation: MTGENAILSLRSMTLTAGRDKSGRPEAQGVDFRAGEVTALLGPTGAGKSRFLSDIESLAAADTPTGRTLLLDGAAPTPDERFALQGRLVAQLTQNMNFVLDMKVMDFLRTHALSREAQDPDAVARQVFEAANELAGEPFGPDVQLTQLSGGQSRALMIADTALLSWSPVLLIDEIENAGVDKRRALELLVKSDKIVVMATHDPVLALSAHRRLVIRHGAVQAVLARTDEEQAVLARLRQMEEEISGYRTKLRAGEALA
- a CDS encoding DUF4198 domain-containing protein, with protein sequence MSRVALFSLLALIALCAPAQAHFGMVVPDRNIVSKDGPKAFNLDIRFWHPMENQGMDMAKPKLEVAGKGKPEDASAALKPAAIDGKQAWMASYAVKSPGVYMFAVTPQPYFEPAEDKFILHLTKTVVSALGGEDGWDKPLGQKLEIVPMVKPFALYAGNVFTGKVLHKGKPLANAEVEVEFFNADGARKAPDEAYVTQVVKTDAAGVFSYAAPWAGWWGFAALTDDDAKIKKDGKDKKVELGGVIWVYFHPVAGK
- a CDS encoding GTP-binding protein, with translation MKLVTVAGPPSCGKTSVIARTCGHLAQAGLACAVIKFDCLQSRDGELYKAAGVPVSVVFSGGLCPDHFFATNLEEAFAWAESTGADCCVIETAGLCNRCSPHLRGVLGVCVIDNLMGIDAPEKIGPMLRMADLVVVTKGDLVSQAEREVYRYRIRQMNKRAVIRNVNGLTGQGCLDLAAILKEAPAVEGVTEMKLRFSMPAAVCSYCLSETRIGSRYQKGNVKKAHFGARHDG
- the garR gene encoding 2-hydroxy-3-oxopropionate reductase, which encodes MKKIGFIGLGIMGKPMCRNLLKAGFPLTVWSRTRRDVDLLAADGAVAADSPKAVARNSEIVITMVPNSPQVREVVLGPGGVIEGAQPGSLLVDMSSIAPLASKEIASQLALRDIRMLDAPVSGGEPKAVEGTLSVMVGGAQADFDECLPVLKAMASSVVRVGEIGAGNVTKLANQIIVALNIAAVSEALTLATKAGVDPDLVYQAIRGGLAGSTVLDAKAPMMLAGDVKPGFKVNLHAKDLYNVLETSHELNVSLPLTAQVMEIVQALKAEGFGDSDHSAIIRYYENLAKVQVRR